The sequence below is a genomic window from Phoenix dactylifera cultivar Barhee BC4 chromosome 16, palm_55x_up_171113_PBpolish2nd_filt_p, whole genome shotgun sequence.
accccggcggattcggggtccgcaggatcctcgaggcaagcgccggctgggaggagatctccaagtcggcgaagggatctttggagtggcccttcaggacctggagttgtcggtggagatcgtccacccgccggtccagggagcgcgaccgatgggtgggagacaaggagcaccgagaggggaccgactggagtgcgggttccttgaggactggggggtctgggaacgcgcccgggcccgcctctcgtaccccgcgcaactccgatgggaaggtcccggcagaatggaccgtgctcgagaatcttcctcgcgccggcgctcctccccatgggagaggaaggagcgcgggttgaggaggacaggtgagcgctcagggagcagcggctcctgggcccgctgcggcgcccgagacatcacaccctgcaggttctgcactgcctccacgagggtgcgaacctgctgggctaactggtcgaactgagcggcttcgaccatctgaatgggaggtggagcggtggagtgttgctgagaatgtgttggagacgcagcggcctcccggccggaggcgcgagaggccccacgaccggaggcattggaagctccacgaccacctcgccgtgccattacgatcgctctgagattcggtgcccttcctctagcgccaactgttgctggtggtccaaaccgagaacgattggcacagcggtgtgaacggggttccgtttgagttgccttggttggtgttgattgcgctccaccttccaccgggaaacctgcaagcaagcctcgcaccgccactggggtagtgggggccctccgacgatcaagtcagaggagattggaggagaaggagagataatagtagcaagtaagagaatgcactggaagttcttgcttaccccccctcctccccccagcTGCATAtgtaccaggctggggggtctttcaggggggttcgtcatcgtggggcacgatggagctgccactaacacggccgttacagggcgtcgtggggcagcgctgggtacggccatgacagggcgtagtggagctccgccttgtacggctgttacaggggatcgtggagcagcgccagatacaaccgttgcagggagtagtggagcaggaggctgcagcgtgcctctggggaatagcctgtcgttgtcgagagatgtccgactcggggtcgggctgcggagacgaagatgtccgactcggggtcgggctgcggagacgaagatgtccgactcggggtcggattgctggatcaaggggcagccgactcggggtcgggctgcggagccgaagatgtccgactcggggtcggattgctggatcaaggggctgccgactcggggtcgggctgcggagccgaagatgtccgactcggggtcggattgctggatcaaggggctgccgtagtcttcctgggcgcgcgtgccggtcacgtggggcatggtggctaagttcccccgtaacagaaaCTATAGAAGCCATCATGGCTAGGATGgttagagaaagagagagaggagaaaaatGGATCAATCTCACTATGTACATCATGGGGGTTAATTGGAGGCAAACAAATATTGTTAGGGAATCGACTAATCATAAAAGGATAGTCACAAAGGATTGGGGACCAATTTTACCATGAATAACATTCGTCCATGAGTTATATGGAACCAACATGTGATCCCTCCATGGACTTGCATGTAAGAAAAAAGGGCCATTGACTGGCCTTGGAATTTGTAGTTCCTCTCCTATGCCACACCACGGTGCACCATGCATTGTGGAGAGGGATCGGAAATTAAAAAGCACCTAGTCAAGTAGACTAgatattagaaaaaaaagatgagAAGGGATTTTTTTGTTATCGTTTGATCCACCAATATACCGGTAAATAAGTTTTTCAAATAAATTCCACCAGTAATCATTTAATTCCACCTATAACTTTTCTTTCTCTACATTAATGATCTTTGTCAAATTCTCTCCCCCTATACACCCTCCTCCTTTATTCTTGTCAGATTCTCTCCCCCTTGGCCCCCTCTCCACCCATTCATTCTTTCTTTGTATATACATGGTGTGTTTATTTATAAGGGAGTATCTTCAGCCTCTCTAACCTGTAACAGGAGCGAATGGAAGGAGAAGTTCGTAAAGTGGATGCATCAGCATTCAAGGAGTGTGTCTCTCTTGTATGGAGACACCCATATGTTCTTCGATTGGCCTTTTCTGCAGGAATTGGAGGCTTACTCTTTGGTTATGACACTGGTAACGATCATATATAGATAGCCCAATATTTCAGTTCCTCTAATTTTCTTATATATTTGTTTTTGCACTTCTTTACATCATTTTTATCTTGAaactttttgtttcttttgagCAAAAGAAAGCCAATATTTGTTTTCAAAGCAGAAGATTGATGCAATAGTAGCAAAACAATGTATTTcactgataaagtttatacaggaTAATAAGTCTTTTTTCCTCTGAAGAGTTCATAATAGTAGCAAAAGAACCAAGATCGCTTGTGTGATTCTCAGGTGACCTTACTAACTTGGTAAGCTAGCACCTTCTCATATCCGGATGGTTGCAATACAGATTTTTGATTATGGTTTCCCATATGCCAGCTAGAAATTCACATCAAAACCATTAAATCAGTTCTTTGTCAGAATGCCCAACTTATATCTTGGACCAGGTCAGGGACagatacttcttcttcttcttgagaaACTGCTAGACTGGAAATGGACTAACCATTTCATCATGACAGAGGACAACATATTCTAAATGACTTCTCCCAACTAGGTTTCATGCAATGGTTTCAGAATATCAACTACAATTCCGACTAACACTGTTCAGAAATTCAGATAACTAAAGTATTTATAAATTAGTCTAGTGGATCACAATTTTTATCATCGGATGAGAAGTTGACTGTCTAATACAAGATGCATTACTGAAGTGATGAGCAAAACCTTGAACAATAATTTCCTTTCATAACACAGCCTCATCAAAGCCCACCCCTTCCTATCTAATGGAAAGCTACGTAAGCGGATGATGGAGGTCAAGTCAGGCGCAAGCTGTCATTTGTTAGTTGTCTCTACGTGCGATCGAAGTAAATTAACGTTACTAACTGATGGCATGCTTCTTTCAGGAGTAATTTCTGGAGCTTTACTTTACATTCGCGACGATTTCTCTTCAGTCGACAAGAAGACATGGTTACAGGTATGAGCCCCTCCTTATGACTTTGAAGCTTGGTGTTTTATTGCTTCAAATGTTCTACCTCTACCCGttaaaaatcttttaagatgGATTAAAAGGTAAGGCAATTATCTTCAAAAGATGGAAAAGAATCAACTACAAATCTCCCTATGCCACCCACCAACCTTATGAATTCAATTAGAGATATCCTCTTCATGCATCAACTGCAGCACCAAATTAGTCCCAAGACTTCCTTGTGAGGGGGATCATTTGAAAAGAGCTGATGCTATAACTAGTATATTTATCTACCAGTATGAATTAACTTCAGATTCTCAACTTGTGGTCTCCCCTGAAAAAGTCGTATATTTATCTGCTCTAGCGAGGACTGGTTCCTTAATTTGCATGAAAACGCAGGAGGCTATCGTGAGCACAGCAATTGCAGGGGCGATTGTAGGAGCGGCAGCAGGAGGATGGGCAAACGATCGCTTTGGAAGGAAGACTTCAATCCTGGTTGCCGACTTCCTCTTCTTTACAGGTGCTGTCATCATGGCCGCCGCTCCAAACCCGGCGCTCCTCATTGTAGGCCGCGTCTTTGTCGGCCTCGGTGTGGGGATGGCATCGATGACATCGCCACTCTATATATCGGAAGCCTCTCCAGCAAATGTTCGGGGTGCGCTCGTCGCCACCAATGGCTTCCTCATAACCGGAGGGCAATTCGCATCCTATCTCGTCAACCTGGCCTTCACTAAGGTGACGCGGATGGATGCAACATTATCTCAAAAGTCTAGAAATTCTGATCGGAGAGAGAGAGCTTATCGGATGGTTCTCTTTGTTTTCAGGCACCTGGAACATGGAGGTGGATGCTAGGAGTTGCTGGAGTTCCGGCTCTGCTGCAGTTCCTATTGATGCTGCTCCTCCCTGAATCGCCTCGATGGCTTTATAGAAAGGTTTCAGTTCCTTGCATGTCCAAGAATTACTATTATCGCAAAATATAGATCATATGCCTACTACCTTCGTGCTTTGCTTGAAGCAGTGTCATATAAATTTCAGGGCAGGGAAGAAGAAGCTGAATCCATACTGAGAAAAATTTATCAAGCTCATGAGGTTGATGGAGAGATCGGAGAACTCAAAGAATCCGTAGAAGCCGAGATGAAGGAGGAAGGATCATCTGAGAAGATCGATCTCAAGAAGCTGCTGAAGACGAAGACTGTGCGGAGGGGACTCATCGCAGGAGTCGGGATACAGGCCTTCCAGCAGTTTGTAGGCATCAACACGGTCATGTACTACAGTCCCACCATCGTGCAGTTAGCTGGTTTTGCATCAAACCAGACAgcactcgctctctctctcatcaCATCCGGTCTCAATGCCATCGGAACGATCATTAGCATCTACTTCATCGACAGGACGGGGAGGAAGAAGCTTTCCATCATCAGTTTATGCGGTGTTATTATCTCCATTGCAGTTCTTTCAGCTGTCTTCTATCAGGCGACGGCACACTCGCCGAGTGTCAGCCGGCAAGAGACTCCGCATTTTGCTCCCTATGCCTGCCCAGAATATCGGTCAGCCTCGGCTTTTTCCTGGGACTGCACGACGTGCTTGAAAGCATCATCCCCAGGCTGTGGCTTCTGTGCTTCCGGCGCTAACAAGGTAATAGAGACTCATCACAAACACTTGGCTTGGATTCCTTCTATCGTTCCAGAGTTCAGTTACTTGTTGTTACCCGAGCTGTCTGTCTGTGTTTTGTACTTGAGTTCTTCTGATTGCAGTTATTTCCTGGAGCATGTTTGACTTCAAATTCAACCGCGAAGGATATGTGTCTTAAGGAGAACAGGATGTGGTACGAGAGAGGATGCCCAAGCAAATATGGATGGTTGGCATTGGCCGGATTGGCACTATACATAATCTTCTTCTCTCCAGGGATGGGCACTGTGCCATGGATTGTGAATTCTGAGATATATCCTTTGAGGTTCAGGGGAGTTTGTGGAGGAGTTGCAGCCACTGCTAACTGGATCTCTAATTTGGTGGTTTCACAATCTTTCCTTTCCCTCACAGAGGCAATTGGGACTGCATGGACCTTTCTGATCTTTGGTGTCatgtcggtggcggcgctgttCTTTGTGTTGATCTTTGTGCCAGAAACTAAAGGGCTACCAATTGAAGAGGTGGAGAAGATGCTTGAGAAAAGGGATCTTCATCTCAAGTTTTGGAAGAAGCGGTCAGTTTAGATCAAAGGAATTCAGGACTGTGGGAAATGAATAATAAGCCAAGAACTTGGCAGAAAACACAGAACAAACAATGCATGAGAGATATAGAGTTTCTGTTTTTAATATTGTTGGCTGCTCTTATTGCATTGCTTTTGTTTATAtttaagggaaaaaaagaactaGACCGAACAGCACATATGATGAAAACCTTTTGTTTTTTGAAATTCTCTGTAAAATCTTTTAGTTTTTGGAAGCAAAGATTTATTGCtttaaaaaaacagagagtAAGAGCAAGGATGTCAGTAGTTCTGTGCAATGCTAACTTCATCATCGATCACCATGCGATATTTAATTAATCTGTGGAGACAAGAAAGCATAAAAACAACAAAATGACCAAACAGGCCCTGAGTTTCTTTGGAACTTTTAACAGAGAATATTAAACACTACTAAAGCCTCACAGATGCTATGGAATAACAAATATAATGGTGAGATTATACAAGATACCTGGGGAAGTTTGCTTCGAGAATATTAAACATGAGTGCTAAAACACCCAACTTCTCAAGAATAAAAATCTCTACTCATCCTTGCAACACCAATCATACTGAGGTTGGTTATCGGCAAAGATAGAACTACCTTTTGTACATGAAAGGGACAACAGAATGTCCTTTTATCATGTCCAAGGCTAGGTTCATGTAGCCTAGATGATAACTGAGTAATCCTGTCAAGTCTTGACATGAATAGAGAAAATGATCGCGCTGCATATGACCAATCCTCTGCTGAAACTCAGCGCAGTTGCACCACCTTCCCTATCACCTTGCATATGAAAAAGAAGAGGTGTTCCGAccgaaaaaacaaacaaacaataaGAGAAGCAGGGTAGAAAAGAACCACGAGCAATCCTGTCACATCTCCTGATGAACAAATGTGAACATGAATAGAGAAAATGATCGCCTTTGCATACGGTCCATCCTCTACTGGTCCCTTGCACcaccttcctctcttttcacCTAAAGAGAGGGGGAAGAAGCTAAACCATGAATTATTTTCCAAGAAATCAAAGCAACTCAAAAGGTACTGCTGCATGCTTGCTCACCTAGCCATGTGATTAAATGGCAGGCAACTCTACAATGGGGGAATAAACTTGCCATAATCTTAATATTCCAAAAAACTTTAACCAGATAGTAACACAACATAACAAATTCAAAAATTGCTTGAAAGCAGATGAGTAATCTTATTGCAACTGAAAATGCAGCCCTTGATAAACGCGTCAGTTATGACTCTATTTTGAAGTCCCTTGCATCAGGTACAATGATGATTGGCAAGGTAGATTCAACATGCAAAACAACCAAGCACAACATAAATTGTCCTCAATCACAGACAGGATGTTTGACAGTTTGTGCTCTCCCAACGTTCAGAACCCTAAATTGAAGAACTATTGCAGCCTGTGAGACCAGATACCTAAGCTATATGTTCAGCCAAAGTTAAAATCTTGACATGCTTCTTCTTCCTAAGCTCATGGGACACTGGTCCAAAAACTCGGGTGCCAATCGGCTCTCCCTGCTTGTTAACAAGGACTACTGCATTATCATCAAACTTGATCTCACTGCCATCACAACATCCCCGGTGCATGGCAGCATGCACAACCACACCATACACTACCTCTCCCTTCTTTACCTTACCGCGAGGTTGTGCTTCCTTTATGGATGCAATTATAGTGTCACCCAATCTTactcctctcctccccttcaAAGCCTGTACGCACATGACCCATTTTGCACCAGAGTTATCCACCACCTTGAGATTGGTCCTCATCTGTATGAATGTTCTTTGTTGCTGCTGCAGCATAAAGGAGATCATTTAGGTATCATTAACTAAGTACCATGCATGCAGTGATGATTGGGTTTCCATCTAATGTATTTGTCTTATAGATATGATGGCATTTCAAGTTAGCTATTTGTCATCTTATTTGTGCTCAATGATAGACTAATTTATCTGTAATATGGCCATCCTCCTCCATAAAGAATCATCACGAACTAGTGAGAATGTGGAATTGCTAGCCAGTTGCATAACCTTGAAATGCATAATTCAAGAAAACATGTTTTGCATCCACAAAATGGTCTTTCAAGTTTTTGGTCCAGCTCCCTTCCCACACTTGCCGTACTGTGCAAAGCAATAAAATAACATGCTTACCAGTCGAGGATGTATCTCTTTTCAGTTAATTCCCATGACAAAGTTGCATACATACCTCAGCTGCTAGCCAAGATGTAATCTAAACCCAACggatctttcttcttttctattaTAGACAAGTGCACTAAAATGATAAGCAGTTCCAGTTTagcaaaaaaatgagaaaaagatAGTAATAAAATTACCATCAACCCTCTCTTCTTTAGATCAGGGTTTAAAATGGAAAGGTGCATCATTTATATCCAATATTGGATCCAGAAACTCAGGTGCCGGTTTAAACTTGGATGGCTATTAGATATCTCATAGGGCTTGTTTATGACCAAGTCCCTGAGTTTCTACAACAATTCAAGAAGTTTCTTAGGCCTACTCATTAACTTATCCAGATCCACTTAGTCGGGCTTGCCTTTATCGTTGGCTGCCAAATTTGTTCACTTGCACAGCCCACGTGCCACTTCCCATGAAGTCTACTCTTCAGGCATTTCGCCAAGCATCTCCTTCTCAGCTACTTGAATACTGGTCAGCCATTTATAGTCTAAAACTTCCTCACCCTAACCACTCAATCAATTGAAAACATTTCAAATTTTCGAACGAAAAGACGAGATTAAACAAATAAACATTTTCATCTGACCATATCATTGAACATCTACCTAAAAACCACTTGAACCAGTCCACTACAAATAACTTAGATATTTCATCAAACAGTTCCACGACAAAGCAGCTTTGCTTTGTTTAGCTGATATACCTCAGCAATCCAATTCATTCTTTCCAACCCTTTACTTTGtattcctccctttcaatcatcTCTCTTCCATCTAGCTATTCAAAGCCCTCCATTTGATGGAATCATACCACCAGTCTCCATGATCTTTAACTGTCTATCTAGGCCTTGCATCTTTATTACTGAAACTCTCCCTATTCCCATATTGACACCAACGCAAGCGAACAGAGCAGAGTTCTGTCCCTACTCCCCACCATGAACCATTAGGAATTTGGACACAAGACACTGACACCAgtgaataattaaagaagagaATAAAGCTCCATAGAGAGAGGAAATAAGAGCATGCTCTTACCTCCCGCCACCCCGGTCGACATTGCAACGGAGTTCCAAGTCCAAACCTCCACAAGCTCCCGCTAGAATTGGAAGTCCAGGACCAGGCCCTACCGCtacaaaaagagagaggctaTTTATTTAGCGTTCCATACGGGCCGTTCACTTGGGCCGTTTTCCTAGCAATGGGGAGGTTAGATTCAACATTGCTTGATGTCTGGTAGTTCTTAGTATTTCAGTTCATGGCTGACTTGGGAATTGGATTTCTTATAAAAGAGGACACAAACAGGGTGATTCTTGCTCCGGTTCGATTGTATCTTTTGCGCGAAAGAATGATTCATCCTTTTTCATGGCATTAACTGTTGGATTGCGCAATGGCTGCTTTAAGACCTGTGTAGGCAGATGGAAGAAAGAGTTTagattgctttgagatctgtataCAGTCTGATCtaatgtctttttacaatcccaTATAATGCTCAGCATGCTAAGAAACTCAATGGTCAAACACATTGACTGGTTCCATATATGATAGATTGTAGAGGGTAAAAATCCAAACCTGAAAGGAGAAGCATCTAGTTTAATTAACTGGTTCCACATCAGATCATGAAATGCAATTTGCCTCTAGCTAAGCTTTCATATAGGAAGATTTTGGGGCCAAAGTAAATATCATATATAATGTTTTGCCATTCTCATCTAACTCCAATGTTTTCTCTAGCAGTATTTTAGGACTAATCTTAGAAGTTGATCAAGTATCATCTTGATAATTTAATGATGCCTATCAAATAGTAAAGATTCTTTGAAGATCtagcattataaaaaaaaaaaaagtgcacaTCAATCGAGCATTGTACATCTGATGTTTGGCATGCAATCCAGCTGGTTGATATGGTGATCTTATTCCTAACCTTGTCCATCCCTCACCGTAGTGGCCAAAGTTGTTGATATTGAATTACGTGATCCTCTTAAATCATAAAATCAACTCTAAACCTTAAGATCCTTTCTTTCAAGCCTTGCAATCATGCACTCTATAACTATTTGGCAATGTTTGAAAGTAGAATAGAGGGGAAAGGTCTCTTCACCCACTAATTCCATCTCTTTTCATGCAAACATTTGCATGCGCTTATGGAATAAACCACTTTGCGGGAGGACAAAAtgagtattttggaaagaaataGTCTATCATAaacactttatttttttttcttaattcatTTACAAGACTTAACCAACAGAAGCATAGCTTCAAGAAAAGAAGATGGAATAATTTAACCAACCCATTCCTCCCCCCCACCATCCAACTTTCTCCGCTTCACCAAACTATTCTAGATTTTATACCAACCCATTCCTTGGCCCCCAACccccccaaccaaaaaaaaaaaaaaatcatcaattagACCATAATTATGTGAAACATAATTGAGTTAGTAAAAATAGCACAGTTGTGCCAAAAACCAAATGgagataaaagaaaattttctctaaaaaaataagacattaaaaatatttaataataatttatttttatgaaaatttaaaaataaattgaatgATTATAAAAGCATCATGAGTAAAGGGCATAGAATTTTAGAAAAGCCTAAAGAGAATTGATTAGTTTATGTGAAATTTTTTTTGCCATCTTTCTCCTTGTGAAGACCATCCAACCTAAGGGGTTCCCCACTTATTCTGGTATGGTCTGTTCTCAGCTCTATCTCGATATATCTCCTTTCCAATGCCATCGTGCCCATAGTTTCGCTAAGGGTGATGGAACATCTTATTCGGAGCTTCCTCTGGAGTCAgcgagggggagagagggatgtGCACCTGCTTGCCTAGGATGTGATCAGTGAGCCGACGAGTGATAGTGGCCTCGGGATCTACTCCTTACTTGAGCTGCGCGAGGTACTTGCTACCAAACATGCAGCTAGGTTTCTCTTTAAGCCGGACAGTTTGCGGGGCTCCTTGATGTGGGGCAAGTACGGGGAGTCGACAGAGACTCCCGTCTTCCGCACGGGTCACTGCAATTCCTTCATTTTGAGAAAGATCTACACTCGGGGCCCGGAGGTTCTGGAGGCCGTCAGATGGGAGGTCAGTGATGTGCAGGCAGTTgatatccttcaggacaattGGCTAACAGCGATGCCGCTGAGTGGGTGGCCCACTTTTCTTGATTCGGTGAGGCTAGTGAGAGGCAGAGTTAGTGATCTTTTTGTCTCGGGGGAGCAGAAGTGGGACACGAACCTTGTTCAGGAGGTTTTTGGAGAGGCACTAGTTGAGCGAGTTCTAGCTATGCCAATCACCTTAGAGGAGAGGGCTGACAGGAGGGTTTGGAGTAGCTCTGGTAGATCGAGGGTGAGCACCCGGGACCTCTGAGGGCTGATGGCGAGGGCCTCGACACGGCAGGTAGAGGGAGCCTAGATCTGGCGGCCTCATATCCATCCTTGGGTTGCCATGTTCatttggaaggtggcctggaggTGCCTACCAACCGAAGGTGTGCTTGCGAGCAGAGGGATGAGAGTTTCCCCCGCCTGTGGGGTTTGCTCAGTGATGGAGGAGACCATTTGCCATGCCCTTTTTTGTTGCCGTGTGCGGCCCAGGTTTGGCAGTGCGCAGGGCTTGTCCTCGACGTCAGGCGGGGCAGGTCCCCAACGGAGGTTTTTCTCTTGCAGCTACTGGCGTCTACGAGAAGGCCTAACAAAATAGATTGGGGGGTCTGATGCGCCTATTTGGCCTACCATACTTGGTTGGATAAGAATGCCCAGGTCTTCGAGGACAGGTGAGGCTACATCCAAAGGTGGTGGGAGCTAGAGCCTTGCTTTGTGCATCGAAGTTCATCAGCAATGCACTAACTTATTCTCCTGTGACGGCTAGGGACATATGGGTCTCTCATCCAGCTGAGTCAGCAACTAGGTTTGTCTATATTTCTTGGGAGCCCTCaccctcttattttttttaaggtaAATTTTGATGGCAGTGTTGTAGAGTGAggtaagagggagatgtgagctTTATCATTAGAGATTACCACTCCAGATTTATAGTGGCTGGCGGTCGACGAATCTTCGACACCTCTATCAGTGGAGCGGAGCTATGGACGGCGTGGGAGGGGCTCTCCTTCGCAAGGAGCACTCTGGGTGCGGAGAACATCCATATAGAGGGTGACTCGGCTGCAATGATCGAGGAGATCTGCGGGCGACTCTCTGAGTCGAATGGGCAGTCCTTGCTCCGTGACATACGACGGATAGCAGGGAATTGTTGCTCCTTCAGGGCCATACATATGTATTGGGAGTCCAACACAGCTGCTGGGTGGTCTTCTACGTGGTGTAGCACTCGAAAGATTTTCTTTCGATGAATCTAAGTGTATGTTTCCTACTCAGttaaacagttttttttttttttttttgtgactaTACTCAACTCTGTTAGGTGTGAGGAGCcggtgtaaaaaaaaaaaaaaattgccgcTTAAAGTCGTTCAATCATTTCTCATAGAACTTCCATTTGCCAAAAACTACAAGACAGATAAATACATTTTTAAAACTAAAGTCAAAACTTAATCAGATTAAATAAATATTCTGAATGGCATCCATGTGAAATATTGAATTAATGTCCATCTTTTCAGGTCCTCGATTTCTTCGCACTGGCTTTTTCTAATGGAGTCAGAAGGACCGCATGAAACGTACGCGCTCACTCTCAGACACAGTGGGAAATAAATCCGCTGCTATAATTGCACCGCCATGCGCCCTGTGCTACCCCAACGGATGGCACGACAAACTGATGGCAGGATACGTTGCATATCCTGATTGGCGGTGTACAGAAATTGCTGTTTTACCAAAATAGCAATCCGTTTATGGAGTTTAATAAGGGAACGGCCGTACGGACACCATTGGTCCCATCCATCAGACGGCCAGGATCGTCTAATTCCCTTCGGACTCCTAATCATTGTGATGCGGAGACACGAAATCCTAGCCGAACATTCGCATCACTCGCGTTGATTTCCAGGATCTCCGAGCGGCATCAATCGCGCTCTAATTACGGTAATTTAGCAAGCGTGCTGAAGTTTTCgaatttcaaaaacaaaaacaccCTAACGGTcgactctctctcttccttctccaaAGGAATTCAATTCGTTCTCCTCTAAAGATTAAA
It includes:
- the LOC120104095 gene encoding probable inositol transporter 2, translated to MEGEVRKVDASAFKECVSLVWRHPYVLRLAFSAGIGGLLFGYDTGVISGALLYIRDDFSSVDKKTWLQYELTSDSQLVVSPEKVVYLSALARTGSLICMKTQEAIVSTAIAGAIVGAAAGGWANDRFGRKTSILVADFLFFTGAVIMAAAPNPALLIVGRVFVGLGVGMASMTSPLYISEASPANVRGALVATNGFLITGGQFASYLVNLAFTKVTRMDATLSQKSRNSDRRERAYRMVLFVFRHLEHGGGC
- the LOC103703690 gene encoding probable inositol transporter 2; the protein is CCSSLNRLDGFIERFQFLACPRITIIAKYRSYAYYLRALLEAVSYKFQGREEEAESILRKIYQAHEVDGEIGELKESVEAEMKEEGSSEKIDLKKLLKTKTVRRGLIAGVGIQAFQQFVGINTVMYYSPTIVQLAGFASNQTALALSLITSGLNAIGTIISIYFIDRTGRKKLSIISLCGVIISIAVLSAVFYQATAHSPSVSRQETPHFAPYACPEYRSASAFSWDCTTCLKASSPGCGFCASGANKVIETHHKHLAWIPSIVPEFSYLLLPELSVCVLYLSSSDCSYFLEHV
- the LOC120104096 gene encoding 50S ribosomal protein HLP, mitochondrial-like; this encodes MDKPLSFCSGRAWSWTSNSSGSLWRFGLGTPLQCRPGWREQQQRTFIQMRTNLKVVDNSGAKWVMCVQALKGRRGVRLGDTIIASIKEAQPRGKVKKGEVVYGVVVHAAMHRGCCDGSEIKFDDNAVVLVNKQGEPIGTRVFGPVSHELRKKKHVKILTLAEHIA